In Brassica napus cultivar Da-Ae chromosome A3, Da-Ae, whole genome shotgun sequence, the sequence ACGGGTGAAGAAAATGTTCAAAGAGCCAAGCACGGAGAACCAAAACAGAGTTTTCAGGTAGGCCACGTTGAGGTCTCCAAGCCTGAGGTTGCATGAAACCTCTTTGTTGTCTTAAATGTTGATCAACGTACTTAAGTCGGCTTATTGTCCCAACTCCTTTCCCATCAGAACCATCTTGTTCCCCGAGGCATTTTCGTGTCACGACGATTTGTCCTGATATTGCATCTCTTAGGCTACGGAAATGGCGTGAAATGGTTTGAAGAGCGAGTGCTGTGTATGGCTTAGCGGCTCCATAACCTGCTATCACGTCGAAGGAGGATACAACTATCTGCATCTGCTGGTAATATTGCTTATATCTTCTATCCACCTTTACCAACATCAAATACACAAATACAACATGATTATACACCAAAAATTATGGATGAATTTGTTAATTCATGCTTTTGcatttatttttgactaaacattttctataataaatataatgttTGCATTTAACATATTAAACTTATGAATTAATTTGAAAGATGTCCTATTATAAATGCAAAAGCAATCAAACGATCTAAGCCTATCAAGTAGCTATTGCATGATCAAAGATGAGAggtttcattggcattattTACCTCATCCAACATTGACAAGAGTTTTGTCAACTTGTTATGCAATTCTTGTCTCTCTGATTGAGAGATCTCAGCGGGAGGATTCATGTTTGAGTCTTGAGGGTTTTTATCCGTTTCTTGAGGGTTCTCTTTGTTCTTATCCCCCTCTGGCTGAAACTGCTTCAGCGATTTCTTTACATTAACAGCCTCATCTAGAAGCTCTTGAGCTGCCTTGAGATACTTTGAGTTGGGAATTGTTCTCACAACATCCATGTTCGGGTTACCGACCGAAATGCTCTGAGTTGCATACTCATTGCCTCTAAAATGCTCCGGTCTTGGAGACATTCCCTGATGTATACCAGGGAGAATCTGTGAACCGAGGCTAAGGGACAATCCCTGACCGGTCTGATGAACTCCTGTAGGGCCTGCTATAGCGCTCATTGGCTGGAAACCGCTCCTGTCACAAGCTTGATCTCTCCAAGAACCGAAGCCTTGAATGTCCTGCATTTGTGAAACTCCACCAAATCTTGAATATGCTTGCGTCTCTTGTGAGGCTGAGACATTGTTAGCTTCAGTTCTTTCTTTACCGGCTACTTCCTCTGAGTAAGAAACAGTAGGGTTCATGTGGATCATTGCGTTTCCGGGAAGAAACCTAGCTTCCTGATAATCCATCGAAATGTAGCAATGCAGTGTGTTTCTTGGATCAGTTGAGTTCCATAGTCCTTTGTCCTATGATCAGGTCACAGAAGCATTAGCCTGGAAGCTTCAGATCaaacacaaacttgactttttcATTATTCATCAAACAGATCCtttaatattttacatattatacaAGAAATTATATAATGGAGGAAATGTCTGAAATTAAAGACAGATTAAAAGTAGTTCAAACAGAGAGGGTGCAGAGTATAGCAAAAAAATCATGTATGATTTCATCATATTGTGAATGTATGGCTTGGCTATGCATGTAATTATGGAGATGTAAGCATAATCCAGAGAACACATAAAGAGAAAAACTGGAGTTGAAAGAGAAATAAAGAAATATTAGAAAAGTTACCTGGATATAAACTGCTGCTTTGTTGAAGAAGACAAAGCTAAATCttatattgaaattaaaaaagtgAAAATGATGATCCAACAAATTACAAAATGTGAAAGACTTTCTTTTCTTCTGGTGATATATAATTTGAATTCACCATATAATCAATGTCACACGTGAAAGGCCCATATCATTCTCTCCCTCTcccagaaaaagaaagcaaataaaaacttttctttATCTTATTTGATGTTAAAtaaagaggggggggggggggggggggggggggagtatATCAAATAAAGACTTTTATTAAGAAGCTTGCTTCAGAAAGCTATAATCTGGTTGGTgcttgaacttgcttgttgattCTTGGAGTCAAGTCAATGGTAAAGAGAAGAAAATTGTTGAGAAAATGTTATAAGTGTATGGTTAAGGAGTTTCTATCCTTAACAACTAGTTGGTCGACCTAAACCcctctcttcatctttctcctAATCCCAAATCTTATCTTCTTTTTGTCTCATAGAAACATATTGATTAAAAGAATATCCACCATACGATTACATTctgcaattttattttctttatttaagcAAAAAGTATTAAGCAAAGAAGATGCTATCGATTCTTCAAAACTTAGGAAAAACctttcaaaattgtttttttttaaaattgcaaTTTATCTgtgtcaaaataataaattctaAAACCATCGTATATCTTTTCAACACAAACTATTAAATCAGTTAAAATTTATTCatgcaaaataatttataatttaatgatTTAGTATTAGTGTTATTGTTATATCATAACTAGGGTTTTTAAACTCAGACATGCCTATGTGAATTTAAGACGATAAAGACTAATACAGCATATTAGGTATTAGTGTTATTAGCTACATTGCTTTTTAAGTAAGCCATTATGGTTTCTTCTTCCATGTCTTTATACTATCtcctttttaatatatatatatatatatatatagttttcttttgtttatttgaaaGTACATTCGTGGACTATGTTAGTCCAGAGGTGATATAGTTGCATACAACTATCAACGAAACAAGGGTCCCAAAGAAATAACAAACACAccttttttcttgtttaatttttttttgtaaacaccATAAGTGCCCAGTTTTCCCCACTGAGTTTTGTCTTTTCCtatgaacaccttgtgggtatTTGTGGATTAGTACCTTTTCTTTCAAATGTTTTCTAGTTTTAGCATTCACTTTCTTGCTTTACTGAAGTCTATACTCTATACATCCTAACTTggtaaatactaaaatatttttagctgATTTTTTTCATGGAAATCAGCTAAATGACATTACAGGCTAGAGCCGACAAAAATAGTTAGTTCCATAGAGACATGGGTTTGTGAGACTTGAGAGCATCAACACAAACATAAAGTGGTTGGATATCTTGGAAAGAATTAGGAAGTTGAGGGTAAATTTGTGAAGAAACAAGAAGTATTAGGGATAGATAGAAATAGAGGAAAATGTGTCTGAACTGGGACAGATGGTGCAGCGAGAGGGTCAGAGTCAGAGATGAGGTAATAATAATACGAACAATGGACTCGtctgaaaagagagagagagagagagagagagagagagagagagagagagagagagagagagagagagagagagagagagagagagagagagagaatctacTGGTGGATACGAAGCGAGAGATCTTGTTGGGCCAAGAGAGCTGTAATGTCCCCCCAAGCTTTTCTCTCTCAGATGTGCCTTGTCATTCTATGGTTTAATTAtctcttaattatttttcattaggaaaaacttaaaattaacatcctactagattttgacccgcgctaaAGCGCGgaataattttttggtaaaaactttatataatcgcattttttctttattcaaatTAGGTCTGagcataaaatccgtaaaccaAAGTCTGTACCGAACTTAAATCAAAGAACCCGATCCATATCCAgtacgaaatataaaaaaatcttagaataggtcttgtagggtggtacatcatatatccgaacccgaagtgttattagcCGAACCCGAACAGACAAtccgaaaaaactaaaaaaaaatccaaaatagcTCTGGAAAATAGCTCTGGATCTTGCATATTCCTAGATACACCACTACAGTTTCGTGAATATAAATAtctttatacatatatcaattatagttactatatttaattaatatactgATAAACTTCAGTAAATATAAGGTAGTtactaacaaaaatattagaaataaaaataggtCCAAAAGTTACATTTATCTCTAATGAGATATGAATAGGTCCAAAAGTTAATGACAACATTtttaagtagataaaaattaagactctgttttaatagattagactagattttgacccgcgctttcaaagcgcgggattATTTTCGAAACAttccaaatttatttgatataaatttgtattttaattgtatCTACACTTAGATATTACGAATGAAACATTATAttcaatgttttgaa encodes:
- the LOC106428786 gene encoding BEL1-like homeodomain protein 6, with protein sequence MDYQEARFLPGNAMIHMNPTVSYSEEVAGKERTEANNVSASQETQAYSRFGGVSQMQDIQGFGSWRDQACDRSGFQPMSAIAGPTGVHQTGQGLSLSLGSQILPGIHQGMSPRPEHFRGNEYATQSISVGNPNMDVVRTIPNSKYLKAAQELLDEAVNVKKSLKQFQPEGDKNKENPQETDKNPQDSNMNPPAEISQSERQELHNKLTKLLSMLDEVDRRYKQYYQQMQIVVSSFDVIAGYGAAKPYTALALQTISRHFRSLRDAISGQIVVTRKCLGEQDGSDGKGVGTISRLKYVDQHLRQQRGFMQPQAWRPQRGLPENSVLVLRAWLFEHFLHPYPKDSDKIMLARQTGLSRGQVSNWFINARVRLWKPMVEEIYKEEFTEHDSNSSSDSTPKMSEVRPVVADDEDRAQELPQDHGHEYGVETCGMVQGGHQMDGGRFISIEPTYHVAEISRFGGGGGVSLTLGLQNSQGHDNVVAMSSEAYNSFPGVYIYGNVIPGAEMEYVNPGSRQNRINSSVMVHDFVA